ttctttccacGCTTTGAACTTATTTCAAAAGAATTTTAGGgaggaaaaaaacaaaagaaaaagtgaCTTTGGGGAAAAGGAGTGTAGGTTGGAAGGTAATAGAAGCTGTTATCCCATGGGCTGCCAACAGGGAACTCCCCCGGTGTCCACTCTTAAGcccctgttaccccattcccttcacctatttattcaggtgtctgccttaTTTTTTAACTCCAGGCAAAAGCCTCAGCCCCAAAATGCCCACCAACTTTTACTTTATAGATGCTGAAATCATCTGAGAATCCTGAGGTTGCAGCGCAGAGCTTCAAACAATCAACTGCAAACATCAAAGGGAATTTGCACAGCGAAGTCTCGACCAACAGTTAACGACGCCGACGTCTTCTCTCTGCTTTATGATCTCAACACTGAAGCCCAGCCACTGACCAGAGAGCTGAGTGAACACCTCCTCACACAGGAAGGTGAATTGTCTCTTCCCAGGGCAAATTCAACAGTGGGACTGCGGAGAGGAGGAATCGAGAATCCCATTCCATATTTGCTAGGAGAGAACCGTCTCTCCCTGGTGTGAACTATCCGGTGCCGCTGCACGTGGGAGGACTCAGTGAATCtgatcccacacagggagcagatgAATAGTTTCTACCCAGTGTGAACCCACTAGTGTACTTGTAGGTTGCTGGGATAAGAGAATCCCTTCCTGCACAGGGTACAGGTAAATGATTTCTCCCCAGTGGGAACATGCTGGTGTGTCTGAGGGCTGGAGGACTGATGAAACACCTTGCTGCAGAGGGAGCAGTTGAACGGTTTCTACCCAGCATGACCCCACTGGTGTATTTGTAGGTTGCTGGAATGCGAGAACCacatcccacacagggagcaggtaaaCTGTTTCTCCCCAGTGGGAACCCGCTGGTGTGCCTGCAGACCAGAGAGCTGAGAGAATCCCTTCCCAGACAGGGACCATGTGAATAGTTTCTATTCaatgtgaacccgctggtgtttcTGCAGGTTGGAGGGGTTAGATAACCTTCCTGCACAAGGAGCAAGTGAACAGTTTCTACCCAATGTGAACCCGCTGATGAACCAGCAGGTTAGAGGAGttagagaaccccttcccgcacagggagcaggtaaacggtttctccccggtgtgaacccgctggtgtaccTGCAGGCTATACAACTTAGAGAATcccttcccgcacagggagcaggaAAACggcttctccccggtgtgaacccgcCGGTGTACCAGCAGGCCGGAGGGGTGAGAGAACCTCTTCCCGCACAGGGaacaggtgaacggtttctctccagtgtgaacccgctggtgtaccTGCAGGCTGTACAAGTTAGAGAATcccttcccgcacagggagcaggaAAACggcttctccccggtgtgaacccgcCGGTGTACCAGCAGGCCGGAGGGGTGAGAGAACCTCTTCCCGCACAGGGaacaggtgaacggtttctctccagtgtgaacccgctggtgtacctgcaggttggaggagttagagaaccccttcccgcacagggagcaggtaaacggcttctccccggtgtgaacccgcCGGTGTACCAGCAGGCCAGAGGGGTGAGAGAACCTCTTCCCGCACAGGGaacaggtgaacggtttctctccagtgtgaacccgctggtgtaccTGCAGGCTGGACGAGtaagagaaccccttcccgcacagggagcagaTGAACGGCTTCTCCctggtgtgaacccgctggtgtaccTGCAGGTTGGAGGAGgtagagaaccccttcccacacaaggAGCAATCAAAcgatttctccccactgtgaacctgctggtgtgcctGCAGAATTGAGGaccgagagaaccccttcccgcacagaGAGCAGGTGAATGtcttctccccggtgtgaactcGCTGGTGTGCCTGCAGGCTGGACGAGtaagagaaccccttcccgcacagggagcagatgaatggtttctccccggtgtgaacccaTTGGTGTATCCTCAGTCTGGAGGGGCAAGAGAATcccttcccgcacagggagcaggtaAACGGTTTCTTCCCGgtgtgaacctggtggtgtacgTGCAGCATGGAAAGAttagagaaccccttcccacacagggagcagtcaaatggtttctccccagtatGAACCCGCTGGTGTAACTGCAGGCTGAAGGggcgagagaaccccttcccgcacagggagcagtcgaatggtttctccccagtgtgaacccgctggtgtaccTTCAGGCTGGAGgggtgagagaaccccttcccacacagggagcaggtgtacggtttctccccagtgtgaacccgctggtgctCTTTCAGGTTGGAGGggcgagagaaccccttcccacacacaccgCATTTAAAGGGTCTCTCTCCAGAGTGAATATTCTGGTGCTTCGTGAGGTTGGAGGACTGGGTGAAACCCATCACTCCTACGTGACAGGTGAACGGACTTTCTCGGGGGAATCACAACACTTCCCACACACGAAgcaggtgaacagactcacccCAGAAGGAACACACACGCACCAGGTGAACAGCCACTTCCCAGGGGAAACACACCCGTGCTCCTCCAAGCCCTTGAAGGTTTGAaagctcttcccacagtcagagCAGAGGAATGGGCTCCACTAGTGGAGACATACTGGTGCTGCAGCAGTGCTTTAGAGCTGGCGAATCTCCCCACACTTGGAACAGAGGAACAGTCTCTCCCCAGTAAGAGCGCAGTGATCTGTTTCCAGCAACTCCAAAGAAACCCCCACCTCACCGTACGCTTCACTTTGGAGTGTTTTATCTGGCTTATCACTGGTCACCTGATCCTCCACGTTGGCCAATCGGCTGAAGTCCAGTTCATATACTCAATGAGTGTAGAGATTTTCCCAGCAGTAATCTCTGTGCTCCTGATCCACCCCTAAATCTGGCTGATACTATGGTCCTGAGGTATCCAGTCGGGGTGTCAGACCACAATGTAGCGTTGCCTGAAGCTTCCTGTCTGGAAACACACCACTTTCTTCACCCTGTGAAGAGAAGATGCTGAAGTGAGAGGGAGCAAGGCATTCTCTACAGCCAATGTTCCAGGACGACACACCTGGAGGCAAGGCCAGCTACACGACAAACCATAGAAGTGTCCTGATCTGTGAGAAGGGTCAGCACGGACAGGTAGACGCATGAGGGTGAAATTTAGCAGAGAAACAGGGGTGATACATTTTGAGGGAAAGGAGAAGCTACAAACCAAGGAACATATTATGAACCCAGCATTTACTGTTATATGGGGAGCAACATTTTAGTGAACCCATGACAATCTATGGGAGGGCACAAGaattatttcacatttttaaGCAGAAGGCTCAAGGTAGTTTTTATTTCGGAGATTGAGGACCGCATTAATACCCAAAATCCTTAACAGTCCTGAAACCCTTCTGTCCAAAGAGCCTCAATGGCTCTCACATGTAAACTGTATCCCCATGTCACCTTTCCATTGGGACGTTAAAAGGATTTGCAGCTTCCAACCAATTGGAACCACCTGACCCACCTACAGTCAGGTTAAAGACCTGTCGCTGAATCACTCACTCCCCACTGTACAAAGGGCTCCCTGAGCAGCAATGTTGGGGGATGGGAAATGGGGTACCTTTGCACAGACAGTGTTGgtggcaggaattcagaggcatCCAGGAACTGAGTGAGGTCAGGGGTCAGATAATGGGGTGTGGATGGGCAAGGAACGGGGAGAGTACACAGACCTGGATGTTGGCACTGTGAAAGAATATAATGTATTAAGGGAAGGGGTTTCTGTTGTTGGGTATAGGCTCGTGGAGATTTGCTGGTGTTTGCAAATAAAGATCCATGATTAAGAAATATACATGAACAAGGTTATACAAATACTAGGTCACACAACATGACTAAAAGAAAGCCACAAGATCATGGTGCGACTTGACAAAGATAGCTTGACTAGACCCGAGCAAGATTAGCATATCTAAAGTTGATAAAACTGCAAGGtcaaaatgttacaaaaacaagaATAACCAGCTGCAAATAAAGAACAACCAGCTCCAACAAACATCTACAGCTGCACGTAATACCCATCTAAAGAACTAAATAAAAGAACTAAATCGCTGTACGAGTTGAGTAAGGCTCAGTGCAGGGAATGAGTGACACTGTCTACTCATTCTTTGTACCCCTTGCTCCCAATTGTGCGATACAATAATGTTAGTTGTACGCTCATTGGTTCTGCTGCTGTTTTATTGCAACGCAGGTCAACATTAATATTGGCGTCATCAGCAATGTTAAAGTTGACTCATACTTGGCAGGATCTCACTGGGTCACCTGGGTTACTTCAGACCAAGTAAGCAGCAGAGTTCAGGAAGCCAGAGGGAGAAATAAAGGCACCTTCCAATCCCTTGCATCCGACTCCTACATCAGCCTCCAGGAGCACTGTGATCCCTTGTCCGAGGTAGGTTCCCTGCCGAGATCCAAAAGAACCGAAGAAGGAACGGGATGTTTACAGGTTAGTGCAGTCTTAATGCTGGGTTAAATTGTAAATTTGGATAACAGCAAAACAAGACAAGCACCGGACAAGGATTAGTCGTAACCGGGATACACAGCAAAATGAGAGAAAACAggataaagattaatacccaAGGGCTACGGCAGTGTTAGCCAGGATAAAGTACAATTCAGGCTAGAACTGTTACATTATGGAACAAGcattggacaaaaggtatgggggAACCCCAGTGCAATAAATGTGTTATTTCCACCCAAAATATCAAAAGGAATATCGACCAATGTCAGCAGCATTAACAAAAAAGTTAGGCAGCCAGGAATGGCCAGTTGGAGGTACATGGTCTATGAGGACGATAGAGAAAGCGGAACAATTATTTAGGGAAAAGCACACAGGACAGAAGTGGAAGAAATGGATGGGAGAATGGAGGGAACAAGGATTAAATGAGTGGCTCAGGACAAAGGGAAGGAGTTGGAGAGACTGTGCAAGTAAAAGGGGGACAGAAATATGTACAAAGGAGGGTGACCAAAGGACTGGGAGGTTTTGAAATCTCAGTGTGAGTAGCACGATAAGCAGGACAAAAAGGGCAAAAATAGTGACTGTAAGGCCCATCCCCAGATGATCACCAAAGCAGCCAATAAACAATCAGATGACCCTGGGGACCCACTTTCTGGCATGGCGACCCTACTCTGGCATGGTAACAAGGATGAGGAATCAGAAGATTCCTTTTTATGGGCACAACCACCCCTCTATGAGCCCCTTTCTCAGGCAGTGCCACAAGCCCAGGCACCACTGCTGCAGGCAGTTGGATGAGCCTCCCCTGCTACCGCCTCTCAGTAACAGACAACTGCACCACCTGGCCCAACCTCAGTAGCAGAACGAATAAAGGCGTATCCTAGAAAAAGGCCTCAAAAGCCATTACAGAAGATGTTGGTGGCATGTTTCCCCTTTGAGTTCTCCCTCATCCTCAGGCCGGTAACCTACGGTCCAGATTTATACACTGTGGAACCCCCAGAAAATATTGCTAATGGCACATCATGCTGCAGACAGGAATGGAGATCTGGTTGGGTTTGTACATGATATCCGCGCCACCCAGACCACGTACGGTGCACAACCCCAAGGCCTGTTTATCATTGTGCTGTGGCGGCCCTTCGCAGCTCCCCCATGGAGCCTCACAAAAATGAAGGACGAAcgcgacgatccagcaggctgcacgaggcccgcagcgctgccctccaattggccaccaccaaaagagcttaactggcctatcagggaatgCGGATCACAATCACACCAATCAGTGTTGAAGGAGTTTTGACCaggcccctcagcttgagaataaaagcagggctgtaaGTCCAATAAAGCTTTGCGTTAACTACATTCAACTGGGATTCGTGTCGTTCTTTCTaggaacagcgtgttctttctgagctaacctgcatacagctataacctctTCTGTGCTAGAGGCTCTGcggagccatagcttgtagcagctagctacagtggtgaccctgacggtcCAGACGGCATTCTGGACCCAGCAATGGAGACAGACCCTACAATTAACTTCGTTTCATTGAAGCTGCTGAACTTCTGGGCAGTGAACCCCAAAGTATGGTTCAGTGGTGGTCTGTACAGTTGAAGAAAgtacagccaccacgttgagggtcgttaacgactgtttatttgaatttagcgCACGACCCTTTAAGGGCAACACGGGCTCAGTCACCATGTGTgtggtgacgtcataatcgctgcccaaggCACGCGCTGAGATGGAGATTTGAATCAGGAAGAACCCCTGATGTCACCATCCTCCAATGGGTGCCCTGCCATGTGGTGTTGCACGCAGGGCTGGTTCGCCACGAGAGAGTTCGCCACTGCACaaccacccccccagaaccggctacacCCCGCCGCTTGGACACGGCCTTCTGCGCTGGCTGCAACAAGTCCAAGTGGTCCACCTTCAAACGGTCCATTGTAATAAGTTccgccttccccacccccacgtcTAAAGTGAAAGTTCTGCCCGATCGCTGGAGGACCTTATACGGACATTCGTATGGGCGCTGTAGTGGTCCTCTCCGAACAAACACAAACTGTTCCGTCCAGTTCCTTGGGGCAGTGGGATGGCAGGATGCCTTGGCGTGATAGGGGTGTGGGAGCCAGGGAGGCCAGTTTCCTGTGGAGATCTGCCAGCAGGTTCGTGTCCTCAGGTGCTATACCCACTTCTGGGCCGAAGAACTCGCCAGGCAGGGAGAGTGGCGTGCCGTATACCAATTCTGCCAACGAAGCTTGCAGGTCTTCCTTGGGTGCCGTCCTGATCCTGAGGAGGACCCAGAGCAGTTTGTTTGTCCAATCCGGGCCAGTGAGACGGGTCATGAGAGCGGACTTTATGTGCCggtgaaacctctccaccaaactaTTGGATTGTAGGTGATAggcagtggtgtggtggagtttaacccccaagAGTCTCGCCAGCTGGGCCCATAGAGCAGAGGTAAACTGGGcatccctgtcactggtgataTGCGCCAACACGCCGAACCAGGCGACGCACTGGCAGCAAGGGTCCTAGTGCACGTCTCCGTCGAAGCCTCTCTGATCAGGATGGCGTAAGTAGGTAGCGCGCCTCTCTGGACACTGGCAAGGGGCCAACGACATCAAtgtggatgtgctggaacctccATGCTGACAAGTCAAAAGGTTGGATTGGGGCCTGCGTGTGCCTGTGgatcttggaggtctggcacttgGTGCAGTTCCTAGCCAGCTCCGCCACCTCTTTCTTAAGTCTGTGCCACATGAATCGCTCTGCCACCATCTGTATGGACGTCTTCACCAAAGGATGAACAAGGTTGTGGACTAATCTGAAAACTCTTGCCCTCCACTGCGGTGGGACTGCCGGGCGCAGTCGGCCTGTGGATAGGTTGCAGAGCAGCGTGTCCGGGCTGTTGGGCAACTGGATGTCTTTGAGGTCGAGGCCCAAGATGGAGGTCCATAGGGCTTACATCTCCACGTCGTGCTGCTGAACCTGTGTATAGATTCAGGCTGAGGGCTAGAGTATCGATGGATGGGCGAGAGAGTGCATCCGCTACCACGTTGTTCTTGCCTGCCCTGTGCTGGATGTCAGTAGTGAATTCCAACACGTACGAGAGGTGGCACTGTTGTCTGGCTAACCAGGGGTCCTTGGTCATGGCGAGTGCCTGGGTGAtgggcttgtggtccgtgaagaTCGTGAAGgctctgccctccaggaaatagcggaaatggcggatggccaagtACAATGCCAGGGGTTTCCGATCGAACGCGCTGTACTTGAGTTCCAGTGGGCGCAGCTGCTTTCTTTGCCGATCTGGATCTGCACCCTGCAGGTACCGAAGGTCTTGATGTAGGATGCTCAGCTCGGTCCCTGTCTCCACCAGGAAACACTGGCCGGTGGACTTGTTGGTGACATGAAGGAGGATGTTCGTGTGGCCAGCCGTGGCAGCCATcaacagcggctggcctggtcgtttccctggaagctGCAAGATTGGCGGCTTACAGGTTTGTGTTCCCCAGCAGGTCAGATGGCTCTcttctggcttgtgcttgggggcggCTTGCAGTCGACTAGTTCCGGCCTCGATCTCCCTCTTTGTGCGCCAGAGGGTATCCGCTCGGGCTGCGACCTCGCATGGGTCCAGGAAATCCTCATCTGTCAGGAGCAACTGTATCTCTTCTGGCATTTGCTCGAGGAAAATCTGGCGGAAGAGGAAGCAAGGCTTATGATCCTCCGCCAGGGCCAGTATTTCATCCATTAACGCCGACGGGCTGAGGTCCCCAAGCTCGTCCAGGTGTAAGAGCCTGGAAGCCCGCTGTTGGGGGGGGTGAGACCAAATGTCCCAGGAGTAAGTTCTTGAGGGTGGCATATTTACCCTCAGCTGGAGGATGATGGATGAGGTCGTCAACCCTGGCTGCTGTGTTTTGATCCAACGCGCTCATGACatggtagaacatcgtggcgtctgctGAGATGTTTCTTAGGTGGAATTGTGCTTCTGCCTGCCCAAACCATGTCTGCGGGC
The Narcine bancroftii isolate sNarBan1 chromosome 1, sNarBan1.hap1, whole genome shotgun sequence genome window above contains:
- the LOC138747151 gene encoding zinc finger protein 229-like — translated: MGFTQSSNLTKHQNIHSGERPFKCGVCGKGFSRPSNLKEHQRVHTGEKPYTCSLCGKGFSHPSSLKVHQRVHTGEKPFDCSLCGKGFSRPFSLQLHQRVHTGEKPFDCSLCGKGFSNLSMLHVHHQVHTGKKPFTCSLCGKGFSCPSRLRIHQWVHTGEKPFICSLCGKGFSYSSSLQAHQRVHTGEKTFTCSLCGKGFSRSSILQAHQQVHSGEKSFDCSLCGKGFSTSSNLQVHQRVHTREKPFICSLCGKGFSYSSSLQVHQRVHTGEKPFTCSLCGKRFSHPSGLLVHRRVHTGEKPFTCSLCGKGFSNSSNLQVHQRVHTGEKPFTCSLCGKRFSHPSGLLVHRRVHTGEKPFSCSLCGKGFSNLYSLQVHQRVHTGEKPFTCSLCGKRFSHPSGLLVHRRVHTGEKPFSCSLCGKGFSKLYSLQVHQRVHTGEKPFTCSLCGKGFSNSSNLLVHQRVHIG